In the genome of Nostoc sp. C052, the window AGAAGTAGCAAATGGCATCGATATAATTCTAGAAATGGCTGCGGGTACAAATCTCACAAAAGATATCAGTCTGATGAATCCAGGGGGACGGATTATTGTTATTGGTGGTGGAGAGAATGTAGCAGTCGATCCAGTAGCAATTATTGGATTAGGAATCAGCATTATTGGCGTGCGGTTGTCGCTTATGGATAATCAGACGAATGAAAATATTCATGCTGCTCTTTATCAAAGTTTGTCCAAGGGTTCATTACGTTTGATTGTTGACCAAGAGATTCCATTGGCAGAAGCAGCACGCGCCCATCACGCAATTGAGCAGCCAGGTTCTTTAGGTAAAATTTGCCTAATCCCTTAACATCAGGACATCACAACTTTACCTATACCGGAATGGCACTAAGAAAAGCCGAAACGCTTGTGTATTAAGCGGTTTGCAACTGCTTTCTTAATTCATACCGGGGTTTCGTCATTAAGGGGTAAGCTTTTGGGCGACGTTTACGGACTCGTGGTTCGTTTCTAGCAGGACGGTCAGGAACAGCCTTGTGAGCGATAACTTTGAGTAAAGTACGATAAATTTTAAGACGTTTTGTTGAAGTTGCGGCTAATAATTCGGGAATAAAGTTATTTAAATGATGGCGAGTACCTTGCAGTGACAGGCGTAACGGAGAAGTCGTGTAAGTAGTACCTGCCGACCACATCAAACCACGAAGTAGATTGTAAGCTAGCAAATAAACGTAAATTTCTTTACGTACCATTGAGGGAGTTTTACAGCGCAAAATATCCATTCCCAGAGTAGTTTTAAGATGCCTTAAATCTAGTTCAACGTCCCAACGTTGACCATAAAGCCCAACAATATCTAGAGTAGAATAAGCTGTTGTGTCTAAGAGAGTAGTAATTAAGCTAACTTGTTCAGTGCGAAAGCCAGGAACAACAATATAATAATATATCTCTCGTACAGTTATGGTTGAAGGTAAAGCATTAAATTCATCTTTACTCAATCCCTTTGGGCATTTTTTAGGTTTCTGCCAAGTTACTAACTTGTCACTTGAGCCAATTATTTTACCTTTTCGCATCGTGGTTTTTCGAGCTTGGTGTTTCCGAAAAACTGCATCACAATTTCTATTTTTAATAGAAACCAAATCAGCATAAGCACAAAATGCTCTATCCCCTAAAAGGATATCCAATGGATTAAGAAATTGATATAAATTTCTAGCTAATTTAATATCATGCGTGTTCAGAATATCTATGCACAGTGCAATAGCGGCTCCAGTCGCTAAACTGAATATCACACCGATTTTCGCAATTGGGAATCCACATCCAGATGCTTGAGTAGAGGGTTGAGGGTAGCATGATTGGTTATCTAGAGTGTCTGGCATCGATACCGTAGACCCATCGATTACTTTCACATTTCTTCCACACCATAAATGCTCTATTTCTACCTTTTCTTCTAAGCTTTTCCCAACCTGACTAAAAAGGTTTTCTAAAAACTTTTCTGGTAATCTAGACCTAGCTTGACAATAAGCACTCGTGTCAGATGATGGAATTTCTACACCTTGTTCTGCCAAATAAGCAATGGCTTTGCTCACTGCATTATGACAACTTTTATCAGGATCTAAAACTTGAGATAAAAACGCCCAAAGCGTTACTATTGGATCAAATAATCGCCTATAGTATCTAATTTTTAGCTCCGAGAGTGCTTGTTCAATTACAGATGATGGTAACAGTTCTTTGAAAGGTAGCCCCAAACTCTGGCTAAATTTATCCTTGAGGATTTGTACTCGTAGTGTCACAGTAGTATTTATGATGTTGGCTTGCTCGTATCAAGGAAAGTATTTCATGAACGAGTAAGCTTTTCCTACCTAAAAAAAATTTTTGGACAATCAGTACATTTCTAGAGTGGTAAAACTTGCTAGAGTAGCTTTTTCATAATTGAAATAGGCGTAAATAGGTAAACCAAAATTTTCAATAATAACGAATTTACTACGTTTAAGTTTTTGCTCTAGCTAGTTTTGCCACGCTAGGTACATTTAACTCCACTGTCTTTGTCAGGCACAGCGATGGCGTACCCACTTTTCTCGCTGGCGATCGCAACATCAAGGACAATTGCCTATCCCATCCCTGAACCTTCACTGTTCAATAGCTTTAAAATCTGTAGTTCCTATCCCGCATAGCTTAGAGCTTTTCTTAGTGCCATTCACCTATACCGCAACTAACCAATCACACACCACCGATTTACAGCCGGTAGCAAAGTTAACCCAAACCGGGAGCAACGCGAAAAAGTGAGATCCTTGTGAAATAGGCTCTTGAGCAGAGAAAGCAGGGGAGCAGAGGGAGTATAGAGACAAAATGTGTATTTTTTACTACTAAAAGATATTGCTTATACACTTATTTCTTCCTCTTCCTCTGTCTCAAGAGCCTCCCCTGCAACGCCAGCCTCCCCTGCTTATCCGAGCAGTATTGAGTGTGGTAGGATGAGTGCTGTTAAACACTACAGGTTTTGTAGTAAAGGAATCACTTTGATGTCTACAGAACAAAGGTTAGAACAAAATAAGAGATTCATCCGCAATCATTTTGAGGAATTTGTGAACCGCAAAAACTCTGCTGTTGCGTACCAGAATTTTGCAACTGATTTTGTAGACCACGATGAACCAGATGGAGAATCGGTCGGTCCCGAACCTGCTAAACGGATGATGGAAAATGTCTACATTAAGTATCCCGATATACATGTGACAGTGGAGGATGCCATTGCTGAAGGCGACAAAGTTATGGTCAGGAACGTTTGGCGTGGAACCGATTCTTCTACGGGCAAGAAGATTGAATTCAAAGGTTTTGTGCTTTGGAAACTGTCAGACGGTAAAATTGTCGAGCGCTGGGCAACAATTACACCACCAACCGAAACTGATTAGGGAATGCTGTACAGTAAAGCATTGGCAGTCGTCGCTGTTTATCTTGCTCGAATACAAACTCTTTTAAATGTTGAGAATTTCGTTTGACTAGCACAGGAGGAAGGCGGTGAAACTGGTAATATTTGGTCCAACTGGCATGATCGGAAGTCGGATTGTTGATGAAGCATTGTCACGGGCACATCAGGTAACTGCCATTACCAGAGATCCATCCCGATTTTCTATTTCCCATCAAAACCTGACGATTATTGCTGGTAATGCCCTCGATCCTACCAGCGTCGTTGATGTTGTTAAAGGTCATGATGCAGTGCTGAGTGCGATCGGGACGAGTGGTTCTTCAGTAGAAGTGATTGCAGACGCGGCTCGTTCTCTGATTGAGGGTTTATCACAGGTTGGAATTCGTCGCTTAGTTGTTGTCGGTGGGGCAGGTGTTCTTGAGGTTGAACCAGGGGTTGAATTTGTCGATAGCCCCAATTTTTTTGAGGAGTACCGCCCTCTGGGCCTTGTTCATCGCCAGGCATATAATCTCTACAAAACTTCCGATTTAGATTGGACGTTTGTCTGTCCAGCGGCTGAGATTGCACCAGGGGAACGAACTGGCAAATTTCAAGTTGGGGCTGACCGCTTGCTGACCAACGAAAAGGGTGAAAGCCGAATTTCGGCTGAGGATTTTGCGATCGCCTTCGTCAATGAAGTTGAAACCCCCCAATATATCCATCACCGTTTAACAGTTGCCTACTAAATTAATTGTTTCCCAAGGTAGGTAGAAACCACTCTTCCCGTTGTATCGTTTCTCCGAACTCAAACACAAGGGTGTGTTTCTCAGCAATACGAGTAGCCAAGAAGTTAGGTAATTTGTAATAAAATTGCTCCTCAAACCTAGCCCCTAGTTTTTTTTGCTGTCACCTCTATCTCAATCCGCATTCTCGGATCTGAAAGCCCTGCAACAATCATTGTTGCTGCCGGTCTGACATCTCCTAAATATCTACGAATTACTGGCCAGCTTTGTTCAAAGTCTTCTCGAATGGGTAAAATGTAACGAACTCGCACTATATCCTGCATTACCAGTCCTGCCTCTGTTAGTGCAGCATTAATATTTTTAAAACACTGCTCTGTTTGTTTTACAACATCATCAGATATGGTCATCGAACTGTAATCAAAACCTGTGGTCCCAGAAACAAAAACCCAGTCTCCATCAATAACGGCTCTAGAATAACCAATTTCTTGCTCAAAGATAGAACCCGAAGATATGAATTGACGACTCATTTAATTGTGGAATCTCCTTCCAAATGTATCTACAATTAAACCACTATCAACCAATCGCACAGTACAGACTTACACCCCGAAGCAAAGTTAACAGCAATCTGCCATTGCCCCAAATACCCATTCCAGTAAGGCTCACCATCAGCAACACCGACAGCCGAGCCAACTTGGGAGACAAGCTCTGTGTAAAACCGACCAGCGCTGTCCAAACCTTGCTGCAATTTCAGCTTTAGCCCCTTCCATCCAAGAATCGTAATATTTTCTGGGGTATGTAGTGCTGTGTCACTGAGTGGTGTTGCAAAGACTATATTATTAGTGCCTGACACCACTTCAGTATTGTGGGATATGGATAGTGATGTTGTGTCAGTTACTGGTGTAGTTGTACTTATATTATTCGTGACTGACACCGACTCACTAAGAAATAATTCATCTCGATTTAACCACTGCCCAAAAATTGAATTGCGCTGATCATCAGGGGCAACAAACTGATAAACGCACTCCCGGTTTTCACGCTTACCCAACCGACCAATATAATCCAACTTCAAATCAATCTTGGCAAGTAATTTCTGAGCGATCGCTATGGAAGTAAGTTTTTCTGAGATACTGACATTCAAGTAATTCTTGATAACGTGCCGATGCTTTACAGCCAGGGCTTTAAACTCCACCATCTTCTCGTCACTGCCACGTAGCTGAACATCTGGTGTAAGAAACTGCAACAGATTGAGATTTTCGAGTAACAACACAGCAGGTAATAACTGCCCTTTGTTAAAATCTGGTTTCCAAATCGAATTCTCCCCTAATTCCAACTGCGCCTTAGCTCGTTTAGTATCACGGTTAGTCAGAAATTCTCGCCCCAGCGTCAAATAGTAATGCATCCGCAGTTGAGGATACCACCCATCGTCATCTTTCTCGACCAAATCAGGGGTCACGTCAATTTCGTAGCGACGGGATAATTCCGCCTTGCGTTGCTGATGTCGTTCGGTTTTCGTTTTCGCTCTTGTGTCTTGCAGCTTTTTGAGTTCGGCATCAGAGATGGTTGGAGAATCCGCGATCGCTTTACACTCCGCAGCATACAATTCAACAGATGCCACTTTAACCGACTCGATTACTGCCCCACTCTCATCATCATCAGCATCGTCGGCATCAATAACGGTGTACCCATCTTCGAGCAAACCCGCAAGCACAGACTCTCGATAGCGCCGCATTTCGACGTTAATCACAGAACCACGCTTACCCCAAGTCTGCAAAGATTCGGGCTGGAAGTTCTGGTCAACAAAGCTGTAATCGTCATTATCCGCCGCCGACAACAGCGCAATGTTCGCTTGTGTTGCGACGTGCTGACTTCTGAGCAATCCTCCTATCGTTGTGGAACCATTGCCCACAACCGACATCCCCCATTCTCTCACCCAAATGTGGCGGTCAACAGTTTCCCTAACCCTTGCCAACATCTGACGCACGGAGTTAACCGGCTGCACTCCCTGAAATATTCCCCAAACAGCACTGAAATGTCCTCGAATGTCGATGGATACGCCAGTTTCTAAACTTGGAGAGGCGATAACCAAATCGTATTGGGTGAGAATTTCGTTCAGGTGAGCGATACAACCAAAAGCCGCATGAGATGGATCAGCAACAGATTCGCTGTCAATTCTCAGGATTCGCAGATGTGGGAATTTGCGGTGAAAGCGTTCTTCCAAAGCTTGCGTTCCCCATTTGGACTTGGCTTTTTGAGCAGAGCAGCATAATAGATGATGCCCACCTTTGGCAATGGCTTTGTCCAATGCTGCAATCAAATTCTTCGGATTACTGCCAGAATAGTTGTAACAGTTTCCAGCTACGTGGCGATAATTGTTGACGATGACGAACGGGTTAACTCGATATTCCCCAGCGAGTGATAAAACATACTTTACATCAGTGTCAGAAACATCAGCGCTTGAGAGATAAATCTTTCCCTGGCTGCTGCCCAAAACGTTCTGTACCAGTTGTTTGAGATTTTTGAGAACGGACACCCGACGTTTTTGCACTTCCGTACCAGAGTTGAGCAAATGCCAGAATACTTGGTCACACTCATCAATAATAATGACATCATTCGCCCAGTCATTGGGATTGAATCGCGCCTGGCTTTCGTGATGTAGTGAATCAACGCACACCCCGTATCCTAATAATGTGCCTGTTTCTGAGGTATGGACTTCAGTAACATAGTTAACACCAAAGCGATTACACAACGCCTCACCTAGCTGGATGCGATGGGTAATGATTAATACCCGTCTCTCTTGGTCGTGTGCTTTTGCCACCTCAGTTGCCAGCCATTCGGTTTTACCGGTTCCCTTGGGGGCTTTGAGAATGATGAGTTTTTCACCTTCAGGTACAAGAAGCTGTCCGAGGAATCTTTGGTTGAGAGCGATCACTGGAGGATAAGTCAGCAGCGTAAACAGCTTGATTTCCCACAATTCCAGTGCAACGGCTGTGTTGTAGAGTGCGTCAAAGGCTTCCTTCCCCAAGGCATAGATAAAATCATCAACCCCTTTCTCTGCACCTAATGGTAAATCAATCACCCGCAGCGAACAGCCTTCATTTACCAGCAGCCGTCCCATGCGACTGATAGCGGTTCTGACTCGCTGTAAAGTTTCGGGTTTATTGTCCTGGTCAAAGCAAATATTAACCTGTCTCCCCTGTGTTGCAAAATGTTTCAAGTCGGGGATGAGGAATGGCTTACCGATGGCAGTACCGTACTCATCATGGGGTGTGCGGTATCCAGCGTTAACCCCAGGAATTGCGATCGCAGTATAACCAGCAGTTAGTAACGCCCCCGCTTTTTTGACACCTTCCACGATTGTCACTGGTACATTATGCTTCCAAACCCAGTGCCAGAAACCACCAGGATGCTGTAAGTCTTCTTCTGTGATGGGGATGCCGCTACGATTGGAGACTTTCACCCAGATGCGATTTGGTACTAAAAGGAAGAAAGCGCGTGTTTCTTCCCTGTAAGGATGCTCGTATTTGATAAACTTGTGGATTTTTTGGCGATCTCTTCGGGGATGGTCAGGTTTGAAACAGCCCCACATCATACTGATGTAGTTGTTGAGCGGGTCAACACCACTGCACCACCAGCCGCCTAATTCAATGTGCTGGTATTTCTTCAAGTCCCTGTCTCTGAGCCGCCCATCGTTACGACGGGAGATTTTGGGACTGTAGAGCAGATATTCGTAAGGTGTTGTGCCGTAGAGTGAACGCAC includes:
- a CDS encoding IS4 family transposase translates to MTLRVQILKDKFSQSLGLPFKELLPSSVIEQALSELKIRYYRRLFDPIVTLWAFLSQVLDPDKSCHNAVSKAIAYLAEQGVEIPSSDTSAYCQARSRLPEKFLENLFSQVGKSLEEKVEIEHLWCGRNVKVIDGSTVSMPDTLDNQSCYPQPSTQASGCGFPIAKIGVIFSLATGAAIALCIDILNTHDIKLARNLYQFLNPLDILLGDRAFCAYADLVSIKNRNCDAVFRKHQARKTTMRKGKIIGSSDKLVTWQKPKKCPKGLSKDEFNALPSTITVREIYYYIVVPGFRTEQVSLITTLLDTTAYSTLDIVGLYGQRWDVELDLRHLKTTLGMDILRCKTPSMVRKEIYVYLLAYNLLRGLMWSAGTTYTTSPLRLSLQGTRHHLNNFIPELLAATSTKRLKIYRTLLKVIAHKAVPDRPARNEPRVRKRRPKAYPLMTKPRYELRKQLQTA
- a CDS encoding ester cyclase, whose protein sequence is MSTEQRLEQNKRFIRNHFEEFVNRKNSAVAYQNFATDFVDHDEPDGESVGPEPAKRMMENVYIKYPDIHVTVEDAIAEGDKVMVRNVWRGTDSSTGKKIEFKGFVLWKLSDGKIVERWATITPPTETD
- a CDS encoding NAD(P)-dependent oxidoreductase, whose product is MKLVIFGPTGMIGSRIVDEALSRAHQVTAITRDPSRFSISHQNLTIIAGNALDPTSVVDVVKGHDAVLSAIGTSGSSVEVIADAARSLIEGLSQVGIRRLVVVGGAGVLEVEPGVEFVDSPNFFEEYRPLGLVHRQAYNLYKTSDLDWTFVCPAAEIAPGERTGKFQVGADRLLTNEKGESRISAEDFAIAFVNEVETPQYIHHRLTVAY
- a CDS encoding RidA family protein, producing MSRQFISSGSIFEQEIGYSRAVIDGDWVFVSGTTGFDYSSMTISDDVVKQTEQCFKNINAALTEAGLVMQDIVRVRYILPIREDFEQSWPVIRRYLGDVRPAATMIVAGLSDPRMRIEIEVTAKKTRG
- a CDS encoding plasmid replication protein, CyRepA1 family; translation: MRIIESDSHAKHQQEWLNSGVDEEIIALNVRSLYGTTPYEYLLYSPKISRRNDGRLRDRDLKKYQHIELGGWWCSGVDPLNNYISMMWGCFKPDHPRRDRQKIHKFIKYEHPYREETRAFFLLVPNRIWVKVSNRSGIPITEEDLQHPGGFWHWVWKHNVPVTIVEGVKKAGALLTAGYTAIAIPGVNAGYRTPHDEYGTAIGKPFLIPDLKHFATQGRQVNICFDQDNKPETLQRVRTAISRMGRLLVNEGCSLRVIDLPLGAEKGVDDFIYALGKEAFDALYNTAVALELWEIKLFTLLTYPPVIALNQRFLGQLLVPEGEKLIILKAPKGTGKTEWLATEVAKAHDQERRVLIITHRIQLGEALCNRFGVNYVTEVHTSETGTLLGYGVCVDSLHHESQARFNPNDWANDVIIIDECDQVFWHLLNSGTEVQKRRVSVLKNLKQLVQNVLGSSQGKIYLSSADVSDTDVKYVLSLAGEYRVNPFVIVNNYRHVAGNCYNYSGSNPKNLIAALDKAIAKGGHHLLCCSAQKAKSKWGTQALEERFHRKFPHLRILRIDSESVADPSHAAFGCIAHLNEILTQYDLVIASPSLETGVSIDIRGHFSAVWGIFQGVQPVNSVRQMLARVRETVDRHIWVREWGMSVVGNGSTTIGGLLRSQHVATQANIALLSAADNDDYSFVDQNFQPESLQTWGKRGSVINVEMRRYRESVLAGLLEDGYTVIDADDADDDESGAVIESVKVASVELYAAECKAIADSPTISDAELKKLQDTRAKTKTERHQQRKAELSRRYEIDVTPDLVEKDDDGWYPQLRMHYYLTLGREFLTNRDTKRAKAQLELGENSIWKPDFNKGQLLPAVLLLENLNLLQFLTPDVQLRGSDEKMVEFKALAVKHRHVIKNYLNVSISEKLTSIAIAQKLLAKIDLKLDYIGRLGKRENRECVYQFVAPDDQRNSIFGQWLNRDELFLSESVSVTNNISTTTPVTDTTSLSISHNTEVVSGTNNIVFATPLSDTALHTPENITILGWKGLKLKLQQGLDSAGRFYTELVSQVGSAVGVADGEPYWNGYLGQWQIAVNFASGCKSVLCDWLIVV